The DNA region GTCTTCGTGTTCTTCATCCTCACGGTGGCTGCCGCCGAAGTCGCCGTCGGTCTCGCGATCATCGTGGCACTCTTCCGCCGCCGCCAGACCGTGCAAGTTGAAGAGCTTAACGCTCTCAAAAACTAACGCCGCCCTTTGGCCCAAACTTTTCGACCACTGTGACGCCATTCCCGATCTCTCAACCCGTTATGCAGGCGCTGCTCGTGCTGCTCCTGCCGCTCGGCTCCGCCGCGCTGATCGCGCTCTTCCTGCGCCGCCAGGGCACGCTCGCGTCGATCATTTCGACTGCCGCGTGTGCCGGACTGGCCGCCATCGCGCTCAAGCTCGTCTTCAGCAACGAACGCTTCGTCGCCTCCGCCAACTGGCTGGAAATCGGCAGCCTCACGATCTCGCTCGGCATCAAGTTCGATGACCTCTCCGCGCTCATGCTCGCCATCGTCGCGATCGTCGGCCTGTGCGTTCACGTCTTCTCGCTCGGCTACATGCACGAAGACGGTGCCAAGGCGCGCTACTTCGGCGGACTCTCGATCTTCATGTTTTCGATGCTCGGCATCGTTTTCGCCGACAATCTTTTCATGATGTTCATCTTTTGGGAGCTGGTCGGTTTCAGCTCCTACCTGCTCATCAATCATTTTTGCGACAAGCAGTCCGCTGCCGATGCCTCGAAGAAAGCCTTCATCGCCAACCGCGTCGGCGACTTCGGTTTCATCCTCGGCATCGTTTGGTGCTACTACGCGTTTGGCACGGTCAACATCGGCGAACTCTCCGTCCTCGCTGAAGCGAAGTTCAAAGCCGGTGAGTTCATCGTCGCCGGTATTCCGCTCCTCCTGTTTTGCGGCGCGGTCGGTAAATCCGCCCAGCTCCCACTCCACGTCTGGCTCCCGGACGCGATGGAAGGTCCGACGCCTGTCTCTGCACTCATCCACGCCGCCACGATGGTCGCTGCCGGTATCTTCATGCTGTGCCGCCTTGAGCCGCTTTTCGCCGCCGCTCCGGCCGCGCTCAATGTCGTCATGTGGATTGGTGTGATCACAGCTGTTTACGCCGCCCTCTGCGCGATCACCCAGAGCGACATCAAAAAAGTCCTGGCATACTCAACGCTCTCGCAGCTCGGTTACATGGTCGCGGCTTTCGGTCTCGGCCGTTTGTCCGAGACGCAAACCCACGAAGGCCAAACGAATACCTTCCTTCTCAGCGCCGGCGCAGGCATCGCCATGTTCCACCTGATGACGCACGCCTTTTTCAAGGCGCTCATGTTCCTCGGCTCCGGCTCCGTGATCCATGGCTGCCACCACGAACAAAATATCTTCAAGATGGGCGGCCTCTCTTCGCGCATGAAGTTCACCTTTGTGACCTTCACACTCGGCGTACTCGCGATCATCGGCTTCCCAATGCTCTCCGGCTTCTTCTCCAAGGACGCGATCCTCCTCCTCGCCTTCGAAAAGAACTTCGTGGTTTTCGGCCTCCTCGCGTTCACCGCCGTGCTGACCTCGTTCTACATGGTCCGCATGTGGAAGCTCGTCTTCCTCGGCAAACCTCGCAGCGACGAAGCCGATCACGCGCACGAAGGCGGCCTCACGATGACGCTCCCGCTTCTCGTCCTCGCGATCCTCGCGGTGGTCGGCGGTTACTCGTTCATTTTGGACAACGGTGTTTTCAGCAACGTCTTCAACGACGTTCCCGACGGCCATAATCACCACCACGCTCACAACGTCGTCTTCGCGACCAGCATCGGCGTGATGCTCCTGGGTTCGCTCTCCGCTTACTTCTTCTACAAGCCGCAGCCGGTGGACTCACTCGCGATGAAGAGCCCGGGCCTTTTCAACGGCCTCTCGCTCCTCAAGAGCTTCCCCGACGATCTCTACAATTACTATGTCGCGAAGATCCAGCAGCGCTTCGCGCTCTTCGTGAACTTCCTGGAACAGATCTTCGTCGCAGGCCTGCTCGTCCGCGGTCTCGCCGGCATCGTCGGACTCTTCGGCATGGGTGCCCGCGCTCTCCACGTCGGCAGCCTCCACGCTTACGTTTACTGGTTCCTCCTCGGCACCGTCCTGGTGTGGGGTTTCGCCTCAGGCCTCTTTCTCTAACGCGACTTCGTGATGAACGATCATCTCCTCCTATTGTCCATCCTGACGCCGCTGGCCGTCGCCCTCGCCATAGCGCTCGGGCTGCCCAAACGGTTCTCGGTCAAACTCGCGTACATCGGTTTCGGCGTCCCCGCCGCCATCGCGCTGTACTTGTGGTGCCAGTACTCGGCGGCCTCGGCCTCCGCTTACGAAGGCTACGCGTTCTACACGCGCTACGACACTGGCCTGTCGGACATCGGCATCCGCCTCACGCTTGGCCTCAACGGCATCGCCCTCCCGCTCTACGTTCTCGCGGGCATCGTCGGTCTGGCCGCCGGTCTCTACGCGATCCAGTCGGGTGCCGAGCGCCTGAAAATCTACCTCATGCTGCTCCTCATCATGCAGGCGGGGTTGATGGGCGTCTTCTGCTCGATCGATATTTTCTATTTCTACTTCTTCCACGAACTCGCGCTCATCCCGACCTTCATCATGGTCGGCATCTGGGGCGGACGCGACCGCAGCTACGCCGCGATGAAGATGACGATCTATCTCACGGTCGGCGCGATGCTCTCGCTGATCGGTTTGATCGCGATCTACGTGAAGAGCGGCATGGAGCTAAGAACCTTCGATCTCATTTCGCTCCGTTCCATTCTGAGCCATCAGAGTCTGTCGGCCGTCGCTCAAAATAATATCTTCGGCCTCCTCATGGTCGGCTTCGGTATTTTGGTTTCTCTCTGGCCGCTGCACACGTGGGCACCGCTCGGTTACGGCGCTGCTCCGAGCTCCGCCGCCATGCTTCACGCGGGCGTGCTGAAAAAATTCGGTCTCTACGGCCTGATCCAGATTGCTCTGCCCCTCCTTCCACAAGGCGCCGCCCACTGGGCCTGCCCGCTGGCCTGGCTCGCCCTCGGCAACATCCTCATCATCGGTTTCGTCGCCATCGCCCAGCGCGATTTGAAACAGATGATCGGTTACAGCTCGGTCATGCACATGGGCTATGCGTTTCTCGGCATCGCGGCGTTTTCGACCGTCGGTGCAGGCGGCGTTGTCCTCCTGATGGTTGCGCACGGTCTGTCGGTTGCCCTCCTGTTCCTGCTCTCGACGAGCATCTATCACCGCACGCACACCTTCGACATGAACGAAATGGGCGGCCTCGCTCAAAAAGCTCCCGTCCTCGCCGCCTTCTTCGTCGCCGCCACCATGGCAAGCATCGGTCTCCCCGGCTTCGCCAACTTCTGGGGCGAACTCGCGATCTTCGTCGCCGTCTGGGATTTCTCGCCAGCCTTCACCGTCGCGGCAGTTTCCGGCGTCGTGATCTCCGCGATTTACGGCCTGCGCTCGGCCGCGAAAGTTTTCTTTGGGCAACCCTCCGAGGAGTTCGCGCGCGTCTCCGCAGCCAACACCGTCACCGATCTGCGTTGGGCGGAAAAAATCCCCGCGCTTCTCCTCCTCGCTGCGCTGCTCTTCATCGGCTTCTGGCCGAAGTCGCTCTCCACGCCGCTCAACAATACGCTCCAGTCGATCTATCCGGCCGCCGTCCAGGCCGCCGAGGCCTCGGTCGCCAGCAAGTAATCCTTTTTCGCCGCGATGAATCCCGAATTTCTCAAAGCCGCCGCGGAGTCCAACAACTGGATCGCGATCATGCCCGAGCTCCTGCTCGGCTGTCTTGCGCTCCTCTTGCTGGTGCTCGAAGTCGTGCTGCCAAAAAATAAACACGACCTCATCCCGGGCGTCGCGATCATCGGCCAGCTCGGCGTGCTCGTCGGGTTGATCATCAATTACCGCACGCCGTTTCTCGATCCAGCCGAGGCTGCGTTGGCCAACTTCAACGGCCTGCTCGCCTACTCGCCGCACGGCCAGTTCATGCGGATGTTTTTCCTGCTCACGTCGCTGCTCGTCAGCGCGCTCGGCACGGTCGCCCTCGCGAAGCAGAAGATGCCGAAGATCGAGTTCTTCCACATCGTGCTGGTGATCTCCGCCGCCATGATGCTCCTCGCGCAGAGCAACCACTTCGTGATGCTCTTCGTGGCGCTCGAGACCGTCACCGTCGGTTTCTACATCCTTGTCAGCTACGTCCGCACCAATCCGCTCTCGCTCGAAGCCGGTCTGAAATACCTGATCATGGGCGCGCTCAGCTCGTCGCTCCTGCTCTTCGGCATCGTGCTGCTCTACGGCGCAGCCGGTAATCCGCTCCTGCCGGGCCACACGTCCGACGCGATGAACTTTGGAAAGCTCACCGCCTTCCTCGCGCAGAATCCCGATAACTTCCTCGCCCAACTCGGTGTCGTCCTCGTGCTCTCCGGCGTCGCCTTCAAGATCGGCGCAGTCCCGTTCCAGATCTGGGTGCCCGATGTTTATCAGGGTGCGCCGACGCCCGTCACTGCGTTCTTGGCCGTCGGCTCGAAGGCCGCCGGTTTCGCGATCCTCATGACGCTCGTCTACGTCTTCGCCCCGTACAAAGGCATCGTCATCCCGCTCCTCGCGATCATGGCCGCCGCGACGATCCTCTTTGGTAATCTCGCCGCGCTGACTCAGCACAACGTCAAGCGCCTCATCGGTCTCTCCGGTGTTTCACACGCGGGTTATCTGCTCCTCGGTGTGATCGCCTCGATCACGGTTCCGATGGCGACTTCCGCTATCTATTTCTACCTCGTCACCTACCTGCTGGCCTCGTTCGCCGTGTTCGGCGTGATGACGCATGTCGCGGGCGTGAACGACGCCGATCAAGAGCTGGAGCACTACACCGATCTCGTGAAGACGCATCCGTTCCTGGCGACGATTCTCGCTGCCGGTCTCGGCTCGCTCGCGGGCATTCCTCCGCTGGCTGGATTCATCGGAAAGCTGCTGGTCTTCATCGCCGCGTTTCAGGCCGGGCTCACCTGGCTGCTGGGCATCGCGATCATCGGCGTGGTTATCTCGATCTATTATTACTTCGGATGGATCAAAGCGGCGTTCTTCGCGACTTCCCCGACTGCGGCTGAAACGGTCGCCCGTCCTGAGCGCACGCCGGTCAGCGCTGGCATCGGCGCGTTGCTGGCAGTGCTCGCCCTGGCTTCCGTGCTCTTCGGTTTCTACCAGAAGCCGGTCATCGCCTGGCTCACGGCGGCGCTGTGAGCGGGTTGAGAACTGCGATCTCGTTTTTCAGATAACAAAAGGCCCGGCATCGCTGCCGGGCCTTTTTTGTGGCGAATGATTTCCTCACGTAGCCGCGCCATTTCAGGCGCGGAATTTATGGCGAGGGTTTCACCGCGCCTTAAGTGGCGCGGCTACACTTCGGTTGCGTTTACTTTGAAAGCGACTTCGCGCGGGCCGCGACATCGTTCCACTTCCCGTCGGGAATGATCGGGCCCATGTGGCGGACGGTTTCCGCGCCGACGAGCGACGCGACCTTGCCGCACGCTTCGAGCGATTGACCGCGCAACCACGCGGACAAAAAGCCGGCGGCCCACGCATCGCCCGCGCCGTTGGAATCGACGGCGTCGGTCACGACAACGGGAGCGACGCGGTGCAATTCTGAGCCGCGGGCGATCCATGCGCCGTCTTTGCCCAATGTGATGGCGGCGGTGCCGCCGAAGCTGGCGAGGCGTTTCGCGTGCGCGGCGTAATCTTCGAGCGTGTTGGCGGGAAGATCGGGAAAAAGCGCTTTCGCTTCGTCTTCGTTGGCGAAGCTGACCGCGAGACCGAGCTTGAGTTGATTGAGCAGCCAGTCACGTGACGCGCCGACGACCTCGAATGAGGCGAACGAAAGGCCGACGGTGCAGCCGGCGGCGCGAGCCGACGTGAGGATTTTTTCCGCGAGCGCTTGATTGAAGACGACGTAGCCTTCGATGTGGACGTGGCGTGCAGCGGCAAAATCTGCCGGGGAAATTTCGTCGGGAGAGAGTGTCATCACCGCGCCGAGGTAGGTGCGCATAGTGCGCTGCGTGTCGGGCGTCGTCAGGATGAGGCAGCACGCGTTGGCGATCGTGCCGCGTTTGAAACGATCTGTTGCGACGCCGGTGGATGCGAAGCGCGCCTCGTACATGCGGGCGAGTTCATCGTTACCGAGTTTGCCGATGAAGGCGGTCTTCAGACCGAGACGGGTTGCGTTGAAAGTCGTGTTGGCTGCCGAACCGCCGGGCGTGATGGCGGGAGGCTGCGGGAGTTTCGCCACGAGGCGGGCCATCTCGTCGGCATCGACCATGACCATGCCGCCCTTTTCGCCTTTGGCTTCGACGAGAAAGCTGTCGGGCACACCGACAACGAGATCCATGATGGGGGCACCGACGCCGATGAGATCGAGCGGGGCAGGAGAGGGCTGGATGGGCAGGGTCATGTGAAGACGTTTGGGAGAGAGAAAATCAGGCGCTGACGGTGATGTTGGTGGCGAGAAGCGGTTCCTCGTCGATCTCGATCAAGATCGAGTAGTCACCGGGGGCGGCGAAGCTGAGGTTGCGGATTTCGTTGATGAGGTTGATGCGCTGGAGGGGGCCTTCGGACTTGAACGGGCGCTCGATGAGAGGAGCGAGGCGGGTGGCGTCGAGGCCCATGGAAATGCGCAACTTGTGCTCGCCCGTCGGGACGTCGGCGATGGTCAGGAACCACATCATGTGCGGGTGGACCACTGGGAACTGGCGGGCGCGGATGTTGGAGAAAATGCCGAGCAACGTGTGCTTGCCGGAACCGGGATCGACGTGGACGCCGTCGCAGGTGATCCAGGCGAGGACTTGGGGTTTGGATTGCATGAAGGCGCGGATGGTGGGCGTCCGCCGCCGGTCGGAGCAAGCGGGGAAATTCACCTCCCGGGCGACTCGTGTCACATCGCGGCTACGTTTGGCTTGTCAGGGTTGCGGGCGGGTTCATATCCGTCTGCGATGAAGTATATTTTTGTCACCGGTGGCGTCGTTTCTTCCCTCGGCAAGGGACTCACGGCGGCGGCGCTCGGCGCTCTTCTTGAGCTGCGCGGACTCACGGTGCGCATCCAGAAATTCGATCCGTACCTGAACGTCGATCCGGGCACGATGAGCCCGTTCCAGCATGGCGAAGTGTACGTGCTCGAAGACGGCGCGGAGACCGATCTCGACCTCGGTCATTACGAGCGTTTCACGAGTGGAAAGCTTTCCCGCCTCAACAACCTTACCTCGGGCCAGGTGTACGAGAGCGTGATTCAGAAGGAACGCCGCGGCGCTTATCTCGGCAAAACCGTGCAGGTGATCCCGCACGTCACGAACGAGATCAAGGAGCGCATTTATCAGGCGGCTAAAGACGTCGATATCCTCATCACGGAAATCGGCGGTACGACGGGCGACATCGAAGGCCTCCCGTTTCTCGAAGCCATGCGTCAGTTCGCCCTCGAGGTCGGTCCGCGCGATGTGATTTTCATCCACGTCACGCTCGTGCCGTTCCTCAACGCGGCAGGCGAGTTGAAGACGAAGCCCACGCAGCAGTCGGTCGCGAAGCTGCGCGAGATCGGCATCCAGCCTCACATCCTGGTGTGCCGTTGTGAAGACCACGAACTCGACCACAGCCTACGCGACAAGCTCTCGATGTTCTGCAACGTCCCGGTCAAAGGCGTGATCGAGTGCCGCGACGTCAGCTCGATCTACGAATTGCCGCTTGCGTTGAAAAAAGAGGGTATGGACGAACTGGTCGTCGAACTTTTCGGCCTGAAGAATCCGCCGCCCGATAAAAACATCTGGGATGAAATCGTGCGCCGCGTGAAGAACCCCGCGCACGAAGTGAAGATCGGCGTCGTCGGCAAGTACATCGAACTCCAAGACGCGTACAAATCTGTCTACGAATCGATCACGCATGCGGGCATCGCGAACAATGCGAAGGTCACGATCGTCCGCATCGATGCCGAGGATCTGGAAAAGAAAAACGGCACGGCCGCACTCAAGGGACTCGACGGTATCCTCGTTCCCGGCGGCTTCGGTGATCGCGGCACGGAGGGCAAAATCATCGCGGCGCGCTACGCTCGTGAGAACAAAGTTCCCTACTACGGGCTTTGCCTCGGTCTCCAGATCGCCGTCATCGAGTACGCGCGCAACGTGCTCAAACTCGAGGGTGCGAACTCGACTGAGTTCGACGTCAATTCGCCGCATCCCGTCATCAACATGATGGAGGAACAAAAGAAGATCATCGATAAGGGAGCGACCATGCGCCTTGGCAGTTACGAGTGCGCCCTCACACCTGGTACGCACGCGGCGAAAGCGTACGGCAAGGACAACATTCGCGAGCGCCATCGCCATCGCTATGAAGTGAACAATGCGTACGTCGGCCAGCTTCAGCGCGCGGGCATGACGATCAGCGGTATCAACCCGCGTCGCAATCTCGTCGAGATCGTCGAGATCAAGGATCACCCGTGGTTCCTCGCGGTGCAGTTTCACCCAGAGTTCCAGTCGAAGCCCAACGCGCCGCATCCGTTGTTCGCGGCGTTCATTGGCGCTTCGATCAAGGCTTCGCGTGGCGGAAAAAAGAAAAGTGGCAAAGCCGCCAAGCCGACGAAGAAGCCGGCTAAGAAAAAGTGATTTCCCAATTGGGCCGGACTTCGATCCGGCCCTTTGATTTTCCGCGCTTCCGTTCTTTGGTGATTTCGTGATTTTCGATGCATGATCTACGACCCCAAGAAACTGCTGCTCATTGCCGGTCCGTGTTCGTTGGAGAATGAAAAGGTCTGCCGCGCGGTCGCGGAGACACTCACGAAGATCCAAAAAGAGCAGCCGGATGTCCGGATCATTTTCAAAGGCTCTTTTGACAAGGCCAACCGCACGTCGATCGCCGGGCCGCGCGGCACAGGACTCGACGAAGGGCTGAAGCTCCACGCGCTCATCAAGCGCGATTACGGGTTTCCGTGTGTGACGGACATTCACGAGACGTCGCAGATCAAGCCGGTGGCCGAAGTGTGCGATGTGTTGCAGATCCCGGCGTTTCTCTGCCGGCAGACTGATTTGCTTCTCGCGGCGGCCGCGACCGGCCGCGTGGTGAACGTGAAGAAAGGGCAGTTTCTTTCACCGCAGGAAATGGTGCACGTCACAGGGAAACTCAAAGACGGACATGCGACCGAAGTGTGGCAGACGGAGCGCGGCACGACGTTTGGTTATCAGAACCTCGTCGTGGATATGCGCTCGTTCTCGATCATGAAGACAAACGGGTTTCCGACGGTCTTCGATGCGACGCACGCGGTGCAGTTACCGGGCGCCGGTGGTGGAAAGAGCGCGGGTGAGCGTCAGTTCGTGCCGCCGCTCGCGAAGGCGGCACTGGCGGCGGGCGCAGATGGTTTGTTTATCGAAACGCATCCGAATCCGGCCGAGGCGATCAGCGACGGGCCGAATATGGTGCCGCT from Nibricoccus aquaticus includes:
- a CDS encoding adenosine kinase, which translates into the protein MTLPIQPSPAPLDLIGVGAPIMDLVVGVPDSFLVEAKGEKGGMVMVDADEMARLVAKLPQPPAITPGGSAANTTFNATRLGLKTAFIGKLGNDELARMYEARFASTGVATDRFKRGTIANACCLILTTPDTQRTMRTYLGAVMTLSPDEISPADFAAARHVHIEGYVVFNQALAEKILTSARAAGCTVGLSFASFEVVGASRDWLLNQLKLGLAVSFANEDEAKALFPDLPANTLEDYAAHAKRLASFGGTAAITLGKDGAWIARGSELHRVAPVVVTDAVDSNGAGDAWAAGFLSAWLRGQSLEACGKVASLVGAETVRHMGPIIPDGKWNDVAARAKSLSK
- the nuoL gene encoding NADH-quinone oxidoreductase subunit L is translated as MTPFPISQPVMQALLVLLLPLGSAALIALFLRRQGTLASIISTAACAGLAAIALKLVFSNERFVASANWLEIGSLTISLGIKFDDLSALMLAIVAIVGLCVHVFSLGYMHEDGAKARYFGGLSIFMFSMLGIVFADNLFMMFIFWELVGFSSYLLINHFCDKQSAADASKKAFIANRVGDFGFILGIVWCYYAFGTVNIGELSVLAEAKFKAGEFIVAGIPLLLFCGAVGKSAQLPLHVWLPDAMEGPTPVSALIHAATMVAAGIFMLCRLEPLFAAAPAALNVVMWIGVITAVYAALCAITQSDIKKVLAYSTLSQLGYMVAAFGLGRLSETQTHEGQTNTFLLSAGAGIAMFHLMTHAFFKALMFLGSGSVIHGCHHEQNIFKMGGLSSRMKFTFVTFTLGVLAIIGFPMLSGFFSKDAILLLAFEKNFVVFGLLAFTAVLTSFYMVRMWKLVFLGKPRSDEADHAHEGGLTMTLPLLVLAILAVVGGYSFILDNGVFSNVFNDVPDGHNHHHAHNVVFATSIGVMLLGSLSAYFFYKPQPVDSLAMKSPGLFNGLSLLKSFPDDLYNYYVAKIQQRFALFVNFLEQIFVAGLLVRGLAGIVGLFGMGARALHVGSLHAYVYWFLLGTVLVWGFASGLFL
- a CDS encoding DUF6941 family protein is translated as MQSKPQVLAWITCDGVHVDPGSGKHTLLGIFSNIRARQFPVVHPHMMWFLTIADVPTGEHKLRISMGLDATRLAPLIERPFKSEGPLQRINLINEIRNLSFAAPGDYSILIEIDEEPLLATNITVSA
- a CDS encoding CTP synthase — its product is MKYIFVTGGVVSSLGKGLTAAALGALLELRGLTVRIQKFDPYLNVDPGTMSPFQHGEVYVLEDGAETDLDLGHYERFTSGKLSRLNNLTSGQVYESVIQKERRGAYLGKTVQVIPHVTNEIKERIYQAAKDVDILITEIGGTTGDIEGLPFLEAMRQFALEVGPRDVIFIHVTLVPFLNAAGELKTKPTQQSVAKLREIGIQPHILVCRCEDHELDHSLRDKLSMFCNVPVKGVIECRDVSSIYELPLALKKEGMDELVVELFGLKNPPPDKNIWDEIVRRVKNPAHEVKIGVVGKYIELQDAYKSVYESITHAGIANNAKVTIVRIDAEDLEKKNGTAALKGLDGILVPGGFGDRGTEGKIIAARYARENKVPYYGLCLGLQIAVIEYARNVLKLEGANSTEFDVNSPHPVINMMEEQKKIIDKGATMRLGSYECALTPGTHAAKAYGKDNIRERHRHRYEVNNAYVGQLQRAGMTISGINPRRNLVEIVEIKDHPWFLAVQFHPEFQSKPNAPHPLFAAFIGASIKASRGGKKKSGKAAKPTKKPAKKK
- the kdsA gene encoding 3-deoxy-8-phosphooctulonate synthase, producing the protein MIYDPKKLLLIAGPCSLENEKVCRAVAETLTKIQKEQPDVRIIFKGSFDKANRTSIAGPRGTGLDEGLKLHALIKRDYGFPCVTDIHETSQIKPVAEVCDVLQIPAFLCRQTDLLLAAAATGRVVNVKKGQFLSPQEMVHVTGKLKDGHATEVWQTERGTTFGYQNLVVDMRSFSIMKTNGFPTVFDATHAVQLPGAGGGKSAGERQFVPPLAKAALAAGADGLFIETHPNPAEAISDGPNMVPLAEMPALVEKCVAIWKLVRS
- a CDS encoding complex I subunit 4 family protein — translated: MNDHLLLLSILTPLAVALAIALGLPKRFSVKLAYIGFGVPAAIALYLWCQYSAASASAYEGYAFYTRYDTGLSDIGIRLTLGLNGIALPLYVLAGIVGLAAGLYAIQSGAERLKIYLMLLLIMQAGLMGVFCSIDIFYFYFFHELALIPTFIMVGIWGGRDRSYAAMKMTIYLTVGAMLSLIGLIAIYVKSGMELRTFDLISLRSILSHQSLSAVAQNNIFGLLMVGFGILVSLWPLHTWAPLGYGAAPSSAAMLHAGVLKKFGLYGLIQIALPLLPQGAAHWACPLAWLALGNILIIGFVAIAQRDLKQMIGYSSVMHMGYAFLGIAAFSTVGAGGVVLLMVAHGLSVALLFLLSTSIYHRTHTFDMNEMGGLAQKAPVLAAFFVAATMASIGLPGFANFWGELAIFVAVWDFSPAFTVAAVSGVVISAIYGLRSAAKVFFGQPSEEFARVSAANTVTDLRWAEKIPALLLLAALLFIGFWPKSLSTPLNNTLQSIYPAAVQAAEASVASK
- a CDS encoding NADH-quinone oxidoreductase subunit N; its protein translation is MNPEFLKAAAESNNWIAIMPELLLGCLALLLLVLEVVLPKNKHDLIPGVAIIGQLGVLVGLIINYRTPFLDPAEAALANFNGLLAYSPHGQFMRMFFLLTSLLVSALGTVALAKQKMPKIEFFHIVLVISAAMMLLAQSNHFVMLFVALETVTVGFYILVSYVRTNPLSLEAGLKYLIMGALSSSLLLFGIVLLYGAAGNPLLPGHTSDAMNFGKLTAFLAQNPDNFLAQLGVVLVLSGVAFKIGAVPFQIWVPDVYQGAPTPVTAFLAVGSKAAGFAILMTLVYVFAPYKGIVIPLLAIMAAATILFGNLAALTQHNVKRLIGLSGVSHAGYLLLGVIASITVPMATSAIYFYLVTYLLASFAVFGVMTHVAGVNDADQELEHYTDLVKTHPFLATILAAGLGSLAGIPPLAGFIGKLLVFIAAFQAGLTWLLGIAIIGVVISIYYYFGWIKAAFFATSPTAAETVARPERTPVSAGIGALLAVLALASVLFGFYQKPVIAWLTAAL